The Verrucomicrobiia bacterium sequence GGGCATTTACGCGGTTTATTGCAGCAACTATTCCTGCGGCCCGGACAGCTTCAACCTCCACTTCTTTGCCTACATCATGGACGGCAAACCGTTCGCGATCATCGAGACGGACGGTCACGCGGGAGACGCGGGCACCAAAACGCGCATCGAGGCGTTCCTGCACTGTGTGGCGGGAGAACTCAAAGCCGCGGCGGCGACGGCAAAAACGCCGAATCGTTTTGCCGCCTTGCAGCCTGCGCGGCTTGCGGTGGCGGACTTTCAACGGGACCAGCGCATCTTGATTCCGCCGCTGGGACCGAACTCTGACGTGCTCGCGGCGGGTTTGCGCGGGCTGGGTTACCGCGCGGAAACGTTGCCGCCCGTGGACGCCGCCGCGTTGCGGCTCGGGCGGCGGTTTACGTCCGGCAAGGAGTGTGTGCCGATGTGCATGACACTGGGCGGCCTGCTGCAACGCATGAGCGAACTGCCAGCCGATGAGCACGTCATTTACGCGCTGCCGGGGGGGAGCGGCCCGTGCCGGTTTGGTGTTTACAACCTGCTGAACCAGCTCACGCTCGAACGGGCCGGCCTGCGTGAGCGCGTGCACATCTGGGCGCAGCACGAGGAGGGCTACTTCGACCGGTTGCCGCCGGGCTTTGCGTTGCTGGTGTTCGCGGGCTTCACGGCGGCGGATGCCTTGCAGGAAATGCTGCTGGAGGTGCGTCCCGGCGAGAAAAATCCCGGCGCCGCCCAGGCGATTTACGAGCGCGCCACCCGCAAATTGCATCGCCGGCTCGAAGACCGCGCCATGGGGGACTTGGGTCTGACCCGCGCGCTCTGGCAGGTGGCCGGAGGAAATCTCTTTGGACTGCGGCGTCTGCTCACGCAGGCGGCGCGCGAGTTCGCGGCGGCACGGGGCGAAACGGAGCGTCCACGCGTGCTGGTGGTGGGCGAGATTTACGTGCGCTCTAACGCGTTCGCGAACGACCACGTCGTCGCGCGCTTGGAGGAACGGGGGTTGCGGGTTGCGCTGGCGCCGTGTGGAGAGTTCATCGAATACGTGGACCATCTCAACCATGTGGTGCATCGTCGCGGCGGGTGGAGCAGCCATATCAGCATGGCCGTTCAGGATCGCGTGCGCGCGCTGGTGGCCCGCGTCGGGCAACGCGAACTTGGCATGCATCCACCGGTGCCGGTGGCGGAGACGCTGGCTGCCGCTGGGGATTACCTGCCCGTCAGTCACGAAGGCGAGGCGGTGCTCACCCTGGGCGCGGCCCTGCACCATTGGCGCGCTGGCCAGATTGACGCCGTGGTGAACGTGGGGCCGCTGGAATGCATGCCCACCAAGGTGGCCGAGGCGCAATTCTTCCACATCGCGCAAAAGGAAGGTCTGCCGACGCTGACCCTCGCGCTGAACGGCGACCCGCTGAACCCGGAGGCACTGGACAATTTCGTCTTTGAAGTGCAGGAGCGTTTTCGGAGGAAGGTCGAATCGAGCTGTGCTTCCGTCAATTTTGCCGGGAAGTGTTGAGGCGGGTTTCGGACGTTCCAAGGCGCACAACGACGATTCGTGGTGGCGCTCTGGAACCACGACGAATCGTGTTCCCCCGCAATTTTTCCTTTTTCCGTCGCAGCCTTGCACGTTGAATGAACCGGATGTCGCGCGACTATGTCTTGCAGCCGTTCCGGGCGCCGGTGGAGCTTGCCATCCATTATGCCCAGGAGCTGAACGAGCAGCAACTGGCGGCCGTCACGGCGCCGCCGGGGCCGGCCCTCGTGATCGCCGGCGCGGGCTCGGGCAAGACGCGGACGCTGACCTATCGCGTGGCCTACCTGCTGGAGCAGGGCATCCCGCCGGACCGCATGTTGCTCCTCACCTTCACCAACAAGGCGGCCAAGGAGATGATGCGGCGCGTGGCGGATTTGCTCGGACAGGATTTGCCCGCGCTGTGGGGCGGCACCTTTCATTCCGTCGGCAACCGCATCCTGCGCCAGCACGCCCCCAAGCTCGGTTTCGGCCGGGACTTCACCATCCTCGATCGCGATGACGCCAAGGCGCTCATCAAGTCGTGCATCGCCGAGGCGCAGATTGACGTGAAGGCGACGCGCTTTCCCAAGCCGGAAGTGCTGGCGGAGGTCTTTTCGCTCGCGGTGAACACCCACAAGTCCGTCGCGGAAATCATCGGCGAACAATACGATCATTTTGCGCATCTCACGCCGGCCATTGCCGGGCTGGCCCAGCGTTACGCGGACAAGAAGCGCGCCACAAATGCCATGGACTTCGATGATTTGCTGGTGCTCTGGCTGCGGCTGTTGCAGGAGCACAACGACATTTGCGAGCAATTTCAGCGGCGGTTCCAGTTCATTCTCGTGGACGAGTATCAGGACACGAACAAGCTCCAGAGCGATTTGATCGATCTGCTCGCGGCGCGCAGCCGGAACGTGATGGTGGTGGGCGATGACGCGCAGAGCATTTATGCGTGGCGCGGGGCGAATTTTCAAAACATCCTGAAGTTCCCCGAGCGTTATCCGGGCGCGAAGGTGTTCAAGATCGAAACCAACTACCGCAGCACGCCGGAGATCTTGAATGTGGCGAACGCGGCCATCACCGCGAACGTAAACCAGTTTGCCAAGGAGCTGACGCCGGCGCGGAAACCGGGGATGAAACCGGCGCTGGTCACGTGCGAGGATGCCGGACAGCAGGCGGCGTTTGTGGCGCAGCGAATGTTGGAGTTGCGGGAGGAGGGCGCGGCGCTGGACGACATTGCGGTGCTGTATCGCTCGCATTTTCACGCACTCGAACTGCAACTGGAGCTCACGCGGCGGAACATTCCGTTTACGATCACCAGCGGCATCCGGTTCTTCGAGCAGGCGCACATCAAGGACGTCACGGCTTACATCAAGTTCGTGACGAATCCGCGGGATGAACTGTCGTTCAAGCGCGTGGTGGAATTGTTGCCGGGCGTGGGCGGCAAGGCGGCGGACAAGTTGTGGGCCGGGTTTTGTGCGGAGTGCGGAGTGCGGAGTGCGGAATTGGGGATGGGAACATCCAATAACCAACAACCAACAACCACCGTTCAATCGGAGGACGCGAACGCAACACGCGCTACGCAACCGGTTGCCCTCCTAGCCACGGCGCTCCAGAAATGTTCCAAAGCCGTGCCGAAGAAAGCCGCCACTGCGTGGGCGCAGTTCGTGGCAACGCTGGCGCAACTGGAGGCGCCGGACGTGCGCCATAGTGCAGCGAAGATGATCAAGCTCGTCATCGACGCAGGTTACGACGATTACCTGATTGAGAATTACGACAATCACGCGAACCGGCTGGATGACCTGGAGCAACTGGCGATATTCGCGCGGCAATTGCCCGACGTGGAGGATTTTCTGACGCAACTGGCGTTGCTGACGAACGTGGAGGCCGAGGACGATAAACCCAAGCCGCAGGATGAAGAATCGGTGAAGCTTTCGACGATCCACCAAGCCAAGGGGCTGGAGTTCGACATCGTGTTTGTGATCATGCTGTGCGACGGGCTGTTTCCCTCGGCGCGCTCGCTCGACACGTCCGAGGGATTGGAGGAGGAGCGGCGGTTGTTCTACGTGGCGGTGACGCGGGCGCGGAACGAGCTTTACCTGAGTTACCCGCTGGTGCGGAAAGGGTTTGCCGGTGACGCGTTTGATTTGCAGCAGCCGTCGCGCTTCCTGAGAGAAATTCCCGCAGACCTGCTGGGGGAGTGGAATCTGCGCGCTTACTGAGGCGAAAAACCCGCGCCAGACTACCGGCGCCGCGCTGCGGGCCGCCGATTCAAACGGCCTTGATGACGACCAGCGTCTGGTCGTCGGCCAAAGGTGCGTCCTGGGTGAACTGCTTCACGCCGCCAAAAACAGCGGCTGAAATTTCCAACGCGGTCGCGCCGCGTTTCGCCTGCAACAACGCAATGAGCCGGTCACGGCCAAACTCCTCTCCGGCTGGGCCGACGGCCTCGGTCAGACCGTCCGTGTAAAGCACCAGCAGGTCGCCGGTTGCCACGGCGATCTCCTGCTCGGCCCGGGCATTGTCCAGCTTGCCTTCGCGGTCCAGGCCGATGGCCACGCCTTTGGGGGCGAGCACGTCCACCGCGCCTGTGTCGGCATGGACCCAGAGCAGCGGATCATGCCCGGCGCGGGCAAAGCGGAACGTCCGCTTCGGGCCATCAAGGATGCCATACAACACGGTGACGAAGGTGTCTTCGCGCAAATCGGGGGATACCTGATGGTTGAACTCGGTCAGCGCCTGCGCCGGGGCGGTGTGTTGCAGCATTTGGGAGCGCATGACGGAGCGGCACATGGCCATGACCAAGGCGCCCGCAGCGCCTTTGCCGGAAGCATCGGCAATGGCCACTCCGACTCGTTGTGCGTCCAGCGCCAGGTAATCAAAGTAGTCACCGCCGACGCGCAAGGCGGGCTGGTTGGCGCCGGCGATTTCAAACCCGCTGATGGTGGGTGTGACCTTGGGCAGGAGCAGGGCCTGGGCTTCGCTGGCCAGGCGCAGGTCCGCGTCGAGCCGTTGCTGTGCCGCCTGAACTTCAAATGCCTCGGCAAGGTAAAGTGACATCGCGATTTGGGCCGCCAGCGCATCGAGCAGAAAATAGTCGAACTCGGTGAAGAACGGTGGCGCGAGTTCGTGGTCCGGCTGCTTGTTGATGACGGCGATGACGCCCAGCAGGCGGTTGCGGAACTTCAGGGGCACGGTCAGCAAACTGCGAATCGGTTCGCCTGCGGCCGGCTTCGGAAAACGTTCGTCATTGATGGCATCGCGAACCAGCATGCAGCGGCCCAAGGCGGCCGTCTGCCCGATGAAACCCTCGCCGGCCGCGAAGGTTTCCGGCTCGCGGGGTGGCGCGGAGAGGGCGGGAAAGGAACCAATCGTGAGGCGGCGCGTCAGGCGGCCCTCGGCGCCTTCGGGCAGGAACAGCGCGCCCGCCGAGGCCACCGTGGTCCGGATGGCGAAGCGCACGATGGCGTGCATCATCGCCTCCATTTTTGTGCCCGAGTGAAAGGCGTCGCCCAGCGGTTGCAGGTTTTCGAAGGCCAGCCGGCGGCGTTCCTCGTAGAGCGCGAGCCGCGCCTGCAAATCCTGAATCCGTTCCGTGTTTCGACGGAAAATCGCGAGCAGTGCGATGACCAGCGTGGAAAGAAAGATGACGACAAAAGCCCAGCCCGAATTGGTGATGGCAAACAGAATTGGAAGCGATCCGTGGTCGGGCGTCACGCGCCACTTTTAAGGCGTTTGAGGTCTTCTGCCAAGAATTGTGTGAGCTCCTTGAACTTGGGGACGTTGTCCGAGCAAATGCTCATCAGCGTTTGATGCGCTTCGAGCGAGGCTTCCTTGAGCTCGATCTTCGAGGGATTGAGCGGCGTCGGCGCGGAACTGGTCGGCGGGCTGGGCAGCTTGAGCGGGCCGTGCGTCACCTGGAACAGGTGCAGAACCCCGAGGTTGTCGAGCAGTTCGGTGATGCGCGGGTTGGGGTTGAGCAGTTCAACGCCAGGCTGGCGGAGGCCGAAGCCCGACAATACGCCGAGAAACGTGCTGTCCATGAGCGTGCAATCAGTCAGGTCGATGAGATACCGATCAAAGTGCTCCTCGCGCAATCCGTTGCACAGGGATTTGAAATCCAGGGCGGAGGCAAAATTGGCGCGGCCATGGATCTGCACACAGGCAAAATGCCCGCAGGCCAGCACCATCAAAGTGGCGGACGATGTGCTCATCTTCGGTTCGATGCGACGGCGGGCGGACGGCGGGAGGGCTCGCCCACAATCCGCGCCAGCGTTTGCTGCAATATCATCGCGTCGTCAAGGCCGCTGGAAACCAGTTTCCGGTTGGCCTGCAACAAAAGGTCCATCGCGCGCACCAGTTCGGCAGATGAATAATTTCGCGCCTGCCGCAGCGAGTTGAACAGCACGAACGGATGCATCGCCAGGGGATTGTATTTCCGGTCTTCGGGCAGCCGGTCGGCCGGCACCTGGGCGAGCTGGGCCTTGAACTGGTCATAGCGCGCCGCCGACTTGAGCCAGCCTTCCCGGAGCATCTCCTGCAACAGAATCAACACGCGCACTTTAGAAATGAGCCCGTAGAGCAGTCCGATCGTGGACTTGTCCTTGTCGACTTTGAGGCGGATTTCCCAGAGTTCCTCGTCGAGGCACTTGAGCAGCCTGGGCAGATCCCGGTCGCCCAAGGCATCGCCGAGGGCAAAGGCGCGGGCCTGTTTGTTGCGGACGCAAACGGCCTCGACATCGGCCAGCGTCACGGCAGCCCGGTCGCCGGCATACAATGAAACTTTTTCGACTTCGGAAGCGAGGGCGCGGGCGTTGGGACCGACGCGGGTGATCATTTCCGCGAGCGCCTCGGCGGCGATGGTTTTGCCGCGTTCCTGCAAGGCCTGTTCGGCCCAGCGTTCTGCCTCGTCCTCCCAGCCTTTCTGGTCAACGGACCAGCCGGCAAAGGTTTCGATGGCGCCAACCTTCTCAAGCGTTTTGTAGAAGCCCCGGCGTTTGTCCACCCTTGCGGCGCTGATGACCAGGCGGACGCCCTGCCAGTTGAAGTCCTTGAGCTCCGTGGCGAGGTCGCCGAGGGCACTGGTGACGGCCGCGGAAGTGGCGGTGCGCTCATCGCCGAGGAAATTGCAGTCGCGGAACCAGATGGCCTTGCCGCCACCAAAGAAGGGAAGGGTCTGGAGCGCTTCGCGCAGGCGGGCCAGGGCTTTGAGCGCCTCGTCGGCGTTGCCGGCGGTGGCGTCGATGGTTTCGTGGTCCATGCCGCCCAGTTCGTCGCACCATTGCTGGTAAAGTTGACGGGCCCGCTGTTTGACGGCGTAATCGTCTTCGCCGCAAATGAGCGCCAGGGGGGATTGAGGGCCACTGGACTTGGACGGGGGCATGACTACTCCGCCTCGCCCGATTCATTCATGCGCTCGAGCGCCTCGCTCATGTCCTCAACCTGTTCCCAGAGCGCGGTGGAGACAAAAATGGGCTTCCGTTGGGCGGTGGCGAGGGCCAAGCAATCGCTTGGGCGGGCGTCCAGTTCGACCAGTTTGCGGCCGAGTTCGTTCTGCTGCTGCAAGATGATGCGGGCAAAATACGTTGCGTTGCGCAGTTCGGTGATGACCACGCGTTCGATGCCGATGCCGAAGCCTTTGAAGATGTTCTGGACCAGTTCATGGGTCAGCGGGCGCTCGGTGCGCTGGTTGTGGAGATACATGGCGATGATCTGCCCCATGTTGGGATCCACGCTGATGACGAAAACCTTCTCCTCATTGCCCACAAACACCGCACTGCCGG is a genomic window containing:
- a CDS encoding UvrD-helicase domain-containing protein, with product MSRDYVLQPFRAPVELAIHYAQELNEQQLAAVTAPPGPALVIAGAGSGKTRTLTYRVAYLLEQGIPPDRMLLLTFTNKAAKEMMRRVADLLGQDLPALWGGTFHSVGNRILRQHAPKLGFGRDFTILDRDDAKALIKSCIAEAQIDVKATRFPKPEVLAEVFSLAVNTHKSVAEIIGEQYDHFAHLTPAIAGLAQRYADKKRATNAMDFDDLLVLWLRLLQEHNDICEQFQRRFQFILVDEYQDTNKLQSDLIDLLAARSRNVMVVGDDAQSIYAWRGANFQNILKFPERYPGAKVFKIETNYRSTPEILNVANAAITANVNQFAKELTPARKPGMKPALVTCEDAGQQAAFVAQRMLELREEGAALDDIAVLYRSHFHALELQLELTRRNIPFTITSGIRFFEQAHIKDVTAYIKFVTNPRDELSFKRVVELLPGVGGKAADKLWAGFCAECGVRSAELGMGTSNNQQPTTTVQSEDANATRATQPVALLATALQKCSKAVPKKAATAWAQFVATLAQLEAPDVRHSAAKMIKLVIDAGYDDYLIENYDNHANRLDDLEQLAIFARQLPDVEDFLTQLALLTNVEAEDDKPKPQDEESVKLSTIHQAKGLEFDIVFVIMLCDGLFPSARSLDTSEGLEEERRLFYVAVTRARNELYLSYPLVRKGFAGDAFDLQQPSRFLREIPADLLGEWNLRAY
- a CDS encoding GAF domain-containing SpoIIE family protein phosphatase; translated protein: MTPDHGSLPILFAITNSGWAFVVIFLSTLVIALLAIFRRNTERIQDLQARLALYEERRRLAFENLQPLGDAFHSGTKMEAMMHAIVRFAIRTTVASAGALFLPEGAEGRLTRRLTIGSFPALSAPPREPETFAAGEGFIGQTAALGRCMLVRDAINDERFPKPAAGEPIRSLLTVPLKFRNRLLGVIAVINKQPDHELAPPFFTEFDYFLLDALAAQIAMSLYLAEAFEVQAAQQRLDADLRLASEAQALLLPKVTPTISGFEIAGANQPALRVGGDYFDYLALDAQRVGVAIADASGKGAAGALVMAMCRSVMRSQMLQHTAPAQALTEFNHQVSPDLREDTFVTVLYGILDGPKRTFRFARAGHDPLLWVHADTGAVDVLAPKGVAIGLDREGKLDNARAEQEIAVATGDLLVLYTDGLTEAVGPAGEEFGRDRLIALLQAKRGATALEISAAVFGGVKQFTQDAPLADDQTLVVIKAV
- a CDS encoding STAS domain-containing protein, encoding MSTSSATLMVLACGHFACVQIHGRANFASALDFKSLCNGLREEHFDRYLIDLTDCTLMDSTFLGVLSGFGLRQPGVELLNPNPRITELLDNLGVLHLFQVTHGPLKLPSPPTSSAPTPLNPSKIELKEASLEAHQTLMSICSDNVPKFKELTQFLAEDLKRLKSGA
- the holA gene encoding DNA polymerase III subunit delta, yielding MPPSKSSGPQSPLALICGEDDYAVKQRARQLYQQWCDELGGMDHETIDATAGNADEALKALARLREALQTLPFFGGGKAIWFRDCNFLGDERTATSAAVTSALGDLATELKDFNWQGVRLVISAARVDKRRGFYKTLEKVGAIETFAGWSVDQKGWEDEAERWAEQALQERGKTIAAEALAEMITRVGPNARALASEVEKVSLYAGDRAAVTLADVEAVCVRNKQARAFALGDALGDRDLPRLLKCLDEELWEIRLKVDKDKSTIGLLYGLISKVRVLILLQEMLREGWLKSAARYDQFKAQLAQVPADRLPEDRKYNPLAMHPFVLFNSLRQARNYSSAELVRAMDLLLQANRKLVSSGLDDAMILQQTLARIVGEPSRRPPAVASNRR
- a CDS encoding bifunctional nuclease family protein; this encodes MPANTGSAVFVGNEEKVFVISVDPNMGQIIAMYLHNQRTERPLTHELVQNIFKGFGIGIERVVITELRNATYFARIILQQQNELGRKLVELDARPSDCLALATAQRKPIFVSTALWEQVEDMSEALERMNESGEAE